AGGGGCCGGGGCCTACGTTCAACACGCTGGGCGAGTACGACGGCAAGCAGGTCGTGGACATCCAGGGAACGGAGCTCGACCCCACCACCGGCAACCTCAACATGACCACGGTGAGCGTGCGCTCGAACATGACGCTCATGCAGGCGATGGGGCGCTGGCTGTTTAATAAGGACACGCTCGTGCCCATCGAGCAGGTTTTCCCGCAGGACCAGACCGAGGAGCAGGTCACCCAGGCCAACCAGGAGGCCTTCTCCACTTCGGAGGCGTCGGCGACGATCGCCGCGATGAACTACCTCCATCTGCCCGTGAGCACGAAGGTGGCCCAGACCGTCGACGGCTCGCCCGCGGCCGACGCGCTGCAGGAAGGCGACCTCATCACCGCCATCGACGGCGACTCGAAGGCGACCCCGGCGCAGGTCGTCGAGGCGGTCCAGTCGAAGAAGCCGGGCGACGAGATCACCCTCGGCGTCGAGCGCGACGGCCAGCAGCTGGAGGAGAAGGTCACGCTTGCCTCCAACCCGCACGACGACAAGACCGCCTTCCTCGGCGCCTCCATGGAGGCCGTGCCCGGCGGCGGCATCTCGGTGGACTACAACCTGGAGGACGTCGGCGGCCCGAGCGCGGGCATGATGTTTAGCCTCGCGGTCATCGACAAGCTCTCGCCCGGCGAGCTGACCGGCGGGAAGTTCGTCGCCGGCACCGGCACCGTCGACGACGAGGGAACCGTCGGCCCCATCGGCGGCATCACGCACAAGATCCAGGCCGCGCGCGACGCGGGCGCGGAGGTCTTCCTGGCGCCTGCCGACAACTGCGCGGAGGCGGCGAGCGAGGCGAAGGGGATCACGATCCTCAAGGTCTCCACGGTCTCCGACGCGATCGACCAGCTGACCAAGTACAACAACGGCGAGGACGCCGCCACCTGCAGCTAGGCGGGAAACCTAGGCGGGAAACTTAGGCCTTCTCGCCCTCGGAGGTGGTCGGGGCGGCCGAGGTCGACGGGCGCTCGGCCAGCCCCAGCTGGTAGATCCGCTCGGCCGGATCGATGTCGTCGGAGGAGACCATGTGCTGCAAGAGCACGCCCTTGTCGTTGTCCACGACGGTGATCACGGCGATGCTGCCGAGCGTGGACCAGCCGACCACCTTGTTGCCAGTGTCCTCCACCACGCGCGAGGAGCGCAGCTCGGTGAGCAGCTGCGTGGTCGACGCCGCCTTCGCGTCCGAGGCGAAGAACTGGAACTGTCCCACCTCGTCGCCCGAGCAGGCGACCGAGTCCTGCACCCCGTTGGGCGCGCACGAGTCGAACTGGTCGAACAGGCTCGCCGGCGCCAGCGAGGAGAACTTCTCCCGCGCGTCGTCGATCTCCTTTTGCTTGGAGCTGCTCGCCGAGGTGCGGCTGCCGGTGGTTTTCGTTTCGCTTGTCGACGCCTTCGGCTCGCTGGTCTGCGTCTCCGAGGAAGGCGTCGCGGCCTCCGACGACGCCGGGGTCTGTTCCGGCTGGCTCGGCTGCTCGTCGCTTCCCCCGCCGCAGGCGCTTAAGGTCAGCGCGCACGCTGTGCAGAGCAGGAGGATGCGGGGCTTAGGAGAAAGCACGGTGGGATCCTTCGCGAACTAGGGGAGTAAACACCCTCATACTAAACGCTGGTGTCCTCGTCGACATAACTGTTTTTAGTTTTGTTATCGCAGGTTATTGCTCGAACGTCGCGCGCAGCGCGAGGATGACGCCCGGCGCCACGCCCGGGCCGCCGCGCAGCTCGACCTTGTCCTCGCCGAAGGGCCCCATTTCGGCCAACTCCTCCTCGCTCGGGCGCAGCTGCAGCAGGGTGAGCTCGGCCTCGCCGCGCAGCACGCCCGAGTACAGCCGCGCGGGGCGGGGGGTGGGGTCCTCGGAGGAGGTGTCGCGGAAGGTGATCTCCTGGGCGAGGATCGCGCCGACGACCTGCTCGGGCCAGCTGATCCGCGAGATGTAGTCGCCGAGCTCCTCGGAGCCGGGGAGGATGGTGTCCGGCAGGGTGTCCTGGACGACGAGGGCGAGCGGCGCGTCATCGCCGTCGAGGCCGTCGGGCATGGCGTCGGCAAGCAAGAAGGAAGGAACGAGGGCGAACAGGGTGGGGGAGGCGTCCCAGCCCTCGGCGTGAACGAAG
This is a stretch of genomic DNA from Corynebacterium vitaeruminis DSM 20294. It encodes these proteins:
- a CDS encoding YlbL family protein; protein product: MNRRLRTISFGAIPLLLLTGLVTFDHIPGTSVSLTVPYAAEGPGPTFNTLGEYDGKQVVDIQGTELDPTTGNLNMTTVSVRSNMTLMQAMGRWLFNKDTLVPIEQVFPQDQTEEQVTQANQEAFSTSEASATIAAMNYLHLPVSTKVAQTVDGSPAADALQEGDLITAIDGDSKATPAQVVEAVQSKKPGDEITLGVERDGQQLEEKVTLASNPHDDKTAFLGASMEAVPGGGISVDYNLEDVGGPSAGMMFSLAVIDKLSPGELTGGKFVAGTGTVDDEGTVGPIGGITHKIQAARDAGAEVFLAPADNCAEAASEAKGITILKVSTVSDAIDQLTKYNNGEDAATCS
- a CDS encoding PPA1309 family protein, encoding MNAPELSPQALNKAMLEAVDFVHAEGWDASPTLFALVPSFLLADAMPDGLDGDDAPLALVVQDTLPDTILPGSEELGDYISRISWPEQVVGAILAQEITFRDTSSEDPTPRPARLYSGVLRGEAELTLLQLRPSEEELAEMGPFGEDKVELRGGPGVAPGVILALRATFEQ